A genomic stretch from Cellulomonas sp. KRMCY2 includes:
- a CDS encoding DsrE family protein, translated as MSATPSVTRSLVVKTTSGVDRPEACNQAFTVAAAGVAAGVRVSLWLTGEASWLALPGRTADIRLEHAAPLGELLAVVLAEGQVTLCTQCAVRRGITADDVVPGVRIAGAAVFVEECLTDGAQALVY; from the coding sequence ATGAGCGCGACGCCATCGGTGACCCGGTCCCTCGTGGTCAAGACGACCTCCGGCGTCGACCGCCCGGAGGCGTGCAACCAGGCCTTCACGGTCGCCGCCGCCGGCGTGGCGGCCGGTGTCCGGGTCAGTCTGTGGCTCACCGGCGAGGCGTCCTGGTTGGCCCTGCCGGGTCGGACCGCCGACATCCGTCTCGAGCACGCGGCGCCGCTCGGCGAGCTGCTCGCCGTGGTGCTGGCCGAGGGCCAGGTGACGTTGTGCACGCAGTGCGCCGTCCGCCGCGGCATCACGGCCGACGACGTCGTCCCGGGCGTGCGGATCGCGGGGGCAGCGGTCTTCGTCGAGGAGTGCCTCACCGACGGCGCGCAGGCTCTCGTCTACTGA
- a CDS encoding metallophosphoesterase produces the protein MSASLGRALGCAALVGATGLAWATVEAQWFTVRRVTVPVLGPAARPIRILHLSDLHLTPDQDRKIAWVRSLARLEPDLVIDTGDNMAHVDALPAVLHALDPLLGVPGAFVMGSNDYYAPMPKNPARYLTHDARHERITENTRLPADDLATAMRDAGWKDLTNRRDVAVVDGQDVSLVGVDDPHLDRDRFPVLTRSHRSTVDLKLGVAHAPYRRVLDAMHADGADLVLAGHTHGGQLCVPLWGALVTNCDLDASRAKGLHGWPGPRPDEPGGHGSTWLNVSAGLGTSPYAPVRFACRPEATLLTLVGR, from the coding sequence GTGAGCGCCTCCCTCGGACGCGCGCTGGGCTGCGCCGCACTCGTCGGTGCGACCGGCCTGGCCTGGGCGACGGTGGAGGCGCAGTGGTTCACGGTGCGACGCGTGACCGTCCCCGTGCTCGGGCCGGCCGCGCGACCGATCCGGATCCTGCACCTGTCCGACCTGCACCTGACCCCTGACCAGGACCGCAAGATCGCCTGGGTACGGTCGCTCGCGCGGCTCGAGCCGGATCTCGTGATCGACACCGGGGACAATATGGCGCACGTCGACGCCCTCCCTGCCGTGCTGCACGCCCTCGACCCCCTGCTCGGGGTGCCCGGCGCCTTCGTGATGGGCTCGAACGACTACTACGCCCCGATGCCGAAGAACCCCGCCCGGTACCTGACGCACGACGCCCGGCACGAGCGCATCACCGAGAACACGCGCCTGCCGGCGGACGACCTCGCCACCGCTATGCGGGACGCGGGGTGGAAGGACCTGACCAACCGGCGCGACGTCGCCGTCGTCGACGGCCAGGACGTCTCGCTCGTCGGGGTCGACGACCCGCACCTCGACCGTGACCGCTTCCCCGTCCTGACCCGCAGCCACCGGTCGACCGTCGACCTCAAGCTCGGGGTCGCCCACGCGCCCTACCGCCGGGTCCTGGACGCCATGCACGCCGACGGCGCCGACTTGGTTCTCGCCGGCCACACCCACGGCGGCCAGCTGTGCGTCCCGCTCTGGGGCGCGCTGGTGACCAACTGCGACCTCGACGCCAGTCGCGCCAAGGGACTGCACGGCTGGCCCGGACCACGGCCGGACGAGCCGGGCGGCCACGGCTCCACCTGGCTGAACGTCTCGGCCGGCCTCGGCACCTCGCCGTACGCCCCGGTGCGCTTCGCGTGCCGCCCCGAGGCGACCCTGCTCACCCTGGTCGGGCGCTGA
- a CDS encoding RidA family protein, translating to MTDSIGQRLRELGITLPQVAAPVAAYVPAVRTGSYVWTSGQLPFVDGVLAATGKVGVGPGLVDPATAAGLARTAALNALAAVAEQAGSLDRVRRVVKLVGYVASDPSFTGQPQVVNGASELLGQVFGEAGVHARSAVGVAVLPLDSPVEIELVVELG from the coding sequence ATGACGGACAGCATCGGCCAGCGTCTGCGCGAGCTCGGCATCACGCTGCCCCAGGTCGCGGCGCCGGTCGCGGCCTACGTCCCCGCTGTGCGCACCGGGAGCTACGTGTGGACGTCCGGGCAGCTGCCCTTCGTCGACGGCGTCCTCGCGGCCACCGGGAAGGTCGGCGTCGGACCGGGTCTCGTCGACCCGGCGACAGCCGCCGGACTGGCCCGGACGGCTGCGCTCAATGCGCTGGCGGCGGTCGCCGAGCAGGCCGGCAGCCTCGACCGCGTGCGCCGGGTGGTGAAGCTGGTCGGCTACGTCGCGAGCGACCCGTCCTTCACCGGCCAGCCGCAGGTCGTCAACGGGGCGAGCGAGCTTCTCGGACAGGTCTTCGGCGAGGCCGGTGTGCACGCCCGCAGCGCCGTCGGCGTCGCGGTCCTCCCGCTGGACTCCCCGGTGGAGATCGAGCTCGTCGTCGAGCTGGGCTGA
- a CDS encoding alpha/beta fold hydrolase has protein sequence MTDSSAVLLEGPWRHLFVAANGARFHVAEQTPDGGDGHHAPLVVLLHGFPQMWWAWRNQIPALAAAGYRVAAMDLRGTAASDKPPHGYDVPTLTRDVAGVIRSLGAAEAVVVGHGLGGAVAWSMPALQPGVTRAIAAVSAPHPRRMHAAAMVGPLLMRTTARRLAFFQLPYFPERRLTRGDLAVRVLTEWGAPGWLQPDVAATYRGAGQIPFASHSAMESLRWLVRSTPRVDGQRFLAALRDPIGVPVLQLHGTADRCIPLRVAQGGTGAPYRFEAVEGAGHFLPEEAPERTTDLLVEWLATLPAARP, from the coding sequence GTGACCGATTCGTCCGCCGTGCTGCTCGAGGGCCCCTGGCGGCACCTCTTCGTCGCAGCCAACGGCGCACGGTTCCACGTCGCCGAGCAGACGCCGGACGGCGGTGACGGGCACCACGCCCCCCTGGTCGTCCTGCTGCACGGCTTCCCGCAGATGTGGTGGGCCTGGCGGAACCAGATCCCCGCCCTGGCCGCGGCCGGCTACCGGGTCGCTGCGATGGACCTGCGCGGGACGGCGGCCTCGGACAAGCCGCCGCACGGCTACGACGTCCCGACGCTGACCCGCGACGTCGCCGGGGTGATCCGGTCCCTCGGTGCCGCCGAGGCCGTCGTCGTCGGGCACGGCCTCGGCGGTGCCGTCGCGTGGTCGATGCCCGCGCTGCAGCCCGGGGTCACCCGCGCGATCGCCGCCGTGTCGGCACCGCACCCCAGGCGCATGCACGCCGCTGCCATGGTCGGGCCGCTGCTGATGCGGACGACCGCGCGACGTCTGGCGTTCTTCCAGCTGCCCTACTTCCCCGAGCGGCGTCTGACCCGCGGCGACCTCGCCGTCCGGGTGCTCACCGAGTGGGGCGCTCCCGGCTGGCTGCAGCCGGACGTCGCCGCGACGTACCGCGGGGCCGGGCAGATCCCGTTCGCCTCGCACAGCGCGATGGAGTCGCTGCGCTGGCTGGTGCGCTCGACCCCTCGGGTCGACGGTCAGCGGTTCCTCGCCGCCCTACGCGATCCGATCGGTGTCCCCGTGCTGCAGCTGCACGGCACCGCCGACCGGTGCATACCGCTGCGGGTGGCCCAGGGCGGCACCGGGGCGCCCTACCGTTTCGAGGCCGTCGAGGGCGCCGGGCACTTCCTGCCGGAGGAGGCACCCGAGCGGACTACCGACCTGCTGGTCGAGTGGCTGGCGACGCTGCCGGCGGCTCGCCCCTGA
- a CDS encoding Crp/Fnr family transcriptional regulator, with product MDDDVVLSAPLFSAIDSEAAQALFASMRPMHLARGHAVFQEGEPGDRLYVIGSGKVKLGRRSNDGRENLLSILGPAEMFGELSLFDPGPRTATATAVADATLYELSHAELIGWLERYPAVAKHLLEALARRLRRTNEALADLVFSDVPGRVAKALLDLSTRFGEQVDDGLRVAHDLTQEELAQLVGASRETVNKALADFAARGWVRREGRAIVLLDLDRLERRAR from the coding sequence GTGGACGACGACGTTGTGCTCTCGGCGCCGCTCTTCTCGGCGATCGACTCCGAGGCTGCGCAGGCGCTCTTCGCCTCCATGCGGCCGATGCACCTGGCCCGCGGCCACGCGGTGTTCCAGGAGGGCGAGCCCGGGGACCGGCTGTACGTCATCGGCTCGGGCAAGGTGAAGCTCGGCCGGCGCTCCAACGACGGGCGGGAGAACCTGCTCTCGATCCTCGGCCCGGCCGAGATGTTCGGCGAGCTCTCGCTGTTCGACCCCGGGCCGCGGACCGCGACCGCCACGGCGGTCGCCGACGCCACGCTGTACGAGCTCAGCCACGCCGAGCTCATCGGGTGGCTCGAGCGCTACCCCGCTGTCGCCAAGCACCTGCTCGAGGCCCTGGCGCGGCGGCTGCGCCGCACCAACGAGGCGCTCGCGGACCTCGTCTTCTCCGATGTGCCCGGCCGGGTCGCGAAGGCGCTGCTCGACCTGTCCACCCGGTTCGGGGAGCAGGTCGACGACGGGCTCCGGGTCGCGCACGACCTGACGCAGGAGGAGCTCGCCCAGCTGGTCGGCGCATCACGCGAGACGGTGAACAAGGCGTTGGCCGACTTCGCGGCGCGTGGCTGGGTCCGCAGGGAAGGGCGCGCGATCGTCCTGCTCGACCTCGACCGCCTGGAACGCCGCGCGCGCTGA
- a CDS encoding AlpA family transcriptional regulator — MSEAHTVDAGDRLLRTQEVAAWLAVSKSTLVRWRQSFEGPDVYWLSEGVPRYRASDVERWLAGRSAARPRGLKRVGARAGATR; from the coding sequence ATGAGCGAAGCGCACACGGTGGATGCAGGCGACAGGCTCCTGCGCACGCAGGAGGTGGCGGCCTGGCTGGCCGTCTCCAAGTCGACGCTGGTGCGCTGGCGCCAGTCGTTCGAGGGCCCGGACGTCTACTGGCTCTCGGAGGGTGTGCCGCGCTACCGGGCGTCGGACGTCGAACGGTGGCTGGCTGGGCGCTCTGCGGCCCGCCCCCGTGGGCTGAAGCGAGTGGGTGCCCGTGCCGGTGCGACGAGGTGA
- a CDS encoding DUF4177 domain-containing protein: MATTWEYATVPLIVHATKAILDQWGADGWELVQVITGPDGNGLVAYLKRPKGEAGA, translated from the coding sequence ATGGCCACCACCTGGGAGTACGCAACCGTTCCGTTGATCGTGCACGCCACCAAGGCGATCCTCGACCAGTGGGGGGCCGACGGGTGGGAGCTCGTCCAGGTCATCACCGGACCGGACGGCAACGGGCTCGTCGCGTACCTCAAGCGTCCCAAGGGCGAGGCCGGGGCATGA
- the nth gene encoding endonuclease III: MVEEAALARVRRARRIDRVLAERYPDARCELDFRTPLELLVATVLSAQTTDVRVNLVTPGLFARYPDAAAYAGADRAELEDRIRSTGFFRAKAESLIGLGRGLVERFDGAVPARMVDLVTLPGVGRKTANVVLGNAFGIPGLAVDTHVGRVARRLGLTDLADPVTVEEALGALIPRRGWTLFSHRLIFHGRRTCHARRPACGACPVARLCPSYGIGETDPELARALVKDGPPVRGEPPAASPATRPAGR, from the coding sequence ATGGTCGAAGAAGCCGCCCTGGCCCGGGTGCGCAGGGCGCGCCGGATCGACCGCGTCCTTGCCGAGCGGTATCCCGACGCGCGCTGCGAGCTCGACTTCCGGACCCCGCTCGAGCTGCTGGTCGCCACCGTCCTGTCGGCCCAGACGACTGACGTGCGCGTGAACCTCGTGACCCCTGGTCTCTTCGCGCGGTACCCCGACGCCGCCGCGTACGCAGGTGCCGACCGGGCCGAGCTCGAGGACCGCATCCGGTCCACCGGGTTCTTCCGAGCCAAGGCCGAGTCGCTGATCGGGCTGGGCCGCGGGCTCGTCGAACGGTTCGACGGTGCGGTCCCGGCCCGGATGGTGGATCTGGTGACCTTGCCCGGCGTCGGGCGCAAGACCGCGAACGTCGTGCTCGGCAACGCCTTCGGCATCCCAGGGCTGGCCGTCGACACCCACGTCGGCAGGGTCGCGCGACGGCTCGGCCTGACCGACCTGGCGGACCCGGTCACGGTCGAGGAGGCGCTCGGGGCCCTGATCCCGAGGCGGGGCTGGACCCTGTTCTCGCACCGGCTGATCTTCCACGGCCGGCGGACCTGCCATGCGCGCCGCCCGGCGTGCGGGGCGTGCCCGGTTGCGCGGCTGTGCCCCTCCTACGGCATCGGCGAGACAGATCCCGAGCTCGCTCGCGCCCTGGTCAAGGACGGTCCACCGGTCAGGGGCGAGCCGCCGGCAGCGTCGCCAGCCACTCGACCAGCAGGTCGGTAG
- a CDS encoding transglycosylase domain-containing protein has translation MVSSVAARPRPGRQVNALQALALLLAFVLIAGLGGVLSAGLLMPVVATTSTMTDTSVRLFDDLPTELEQVPLSESSRILAADGTLLATFYDQNRIVVTLDQVSVHMRNAVIDTEDKRYYEHGGVDVLGMTRALIRNVTTEDNQGGSTLTQQYVKNALIQAALNIEDPAERAAEIAAARETDGVAGYARKLQEAKLAIALEQRMSKDEILQAYLNIAQFGLSVYGVEAAAQHYFSVTAADLNYLQAATIAGITKAPGEYDPERNPEAAEGRRNIVLGLMLREGDITQAEYDAGVATPVAATLAIGQNRLGCMEANQVANSGYFCDYVTKVIANNTAFGETRAERGRLLYRGGLTITTTLDPRLQGIADAEVKAGIPVDDPSGVASAISVIEPGTGRILAMAQNRIYNSLETVGPGETAVNYNTDQAYGSSGGFHPGSTFKPFTLLEWLKEGHALGEMIDANLRPYPMDAFNSPGCTGYVGGPYKFGNAEGRGGVMTVQAATQNSVNSGYIEMASQLNLCAIFEGAAALGVHKADGNPVDAYPSNVLGSTEIAPMTMAAAFAAFASGGTFCEPIAITSVVDTDGNEIAVPPANCRAVISPEIAAAMNYALGHVWQGTGRDIGALPDGRPSSGKTGTTSHNEYTWFVGYTPQIASAVWVGYPDAMIPVQNMTINGRWVRNAYGSTIAGPTWKRFMTGAHEGLPVMGFAEPNAAQVVGVKVSVPGVSGRSPGDAKAILEGVGFHVRTGDAVYSQAPAGTVAWTDPGSGSSLTKGSLVTLVMSNGPEPQPPPPVEPPNNNNGGGNGGGNGGGNG, from the coding sequence ATGGTGTCCTCTGTCGCCGCGCGCCCGCGTCCGGGGCGCCAGGTCAACGCCCTCCAGGCCTTGGCCCTCCTGCTCGCCTTCGTCCTGATCGCCGGCCTCGGGGGAGTCCTGTCCGCCGGCCTGCTGATGCCGGTCGTGGCGACGACGAGCACGATGACGGACACGTCCGTCCGGCTGTTCGACGACCTGCCGACCGAGCTCGAGCAGGTGCCGCTCTCCGAGAGCTCGCGGATCCTGGCGGCCGACGGGACGCTGCTCGCGACCTTCTACGACCAGAACCGCATCGTGGTGACCCTCGACCAGGTCTCCGTCCACATGCGCAACGCCGTCATCGACACCGAGGACAAGCGCTACTACGAGCACGGCGGCGTCGACGTGCTCGGCATGACCCGCGCGCTGATCCGCAACGTGACGACCGAGGACAACCAGGGCGGGTCGACGCTCACCCAGCAGTACGTGAAGAACGCGCTCATCCAGGCAGCCCTCAACATCGAGGACCCGGCCGAGCGCGCCGCAGAGATCGCGGCCGCCCGCGAGACCGACGGCGTCGCCGGCTACGCCCGCAAGCTGCAGGAGGCCAAGCTCGCGATCGCCCTCGAGCAGCGGATGTCCAAGGACGAGATCCTCCAGGCGTACCTGAACATCGCCCAGTTCGGGCTGTCCGTCTACGGCGTCGAGGCCGCGGCACAGCACTACTTCTCGGTGACGGCCGCAGACCTCAACTACCTGCAGGCCGCGACGATCGCCGGCATCACCAAGGCGCCCGGCGAGTACGACCCGGAGCGCAACCCGGAGGCCGCAGAGGGGCGCCGCAACATCGTGCTGGGCCTGATGCTGCGCGAGGGCGACATCACCCAGGCGGAGTACGACGCCGGGGTCGCCACCCCGGTGGCCGCCACGCTCGCCATCGGCCAGAACCGGCTGGGCTGCATGGAGGCCAACCAGGTCGCCAACTCCGGCTACTTCTGCGACTACGTCACCAAGGTGATCGCCAACAACACCGCCTTCGGCGAGACCAGGGCCGAACGTGGCCGGCTGCTCTACCGCGGCGGCCTGACGATCACCACGACCCTCGACCCGCGCCTGCAGGGGATCGCGGACGCCGAGGTCAAGGCCGGCATCCCGGTCGACGACCCGTCGGGGGTCGCCTCGGCCATCTCGGTCATCGAGCCGGGCACGGGCCGGATCCTGGCGATGGCGCAGAACCGCATCTACAACAGCCTCGAGACCGTCGGCCCCGGTGAGACAGCCGTCAACTACAACACCGACCAGGCGTACGGCTCCTCGGGCGGGTTCCACCCCGGCTCCACCTTCAAGCCCTTCACGCTCCTGGAGTGGCTCAAGGAGGGCCACGCCCTCGGCGAGATGATCGACGCCAACCTGCGCCCGTACCCGATGGACGCCTTCAACTCACCCGGGTGCACCGGCTACGTCGGCGGGCCCTACAAGTTCGGCAACGCCGAGGGCCGCGGCGGCGTCATGACTGTGCAGGCCGCGACGCAGAACTCGGTCAACTCCGGGTACATCGAGATGGCGAGCCAGCTGAACCTGTGCGCGATCTTCGAAGGGGCCGCAGCGCTCGGCGTGCACAAGGCCGACGGCAACCCGGTCGACGCGTACCCGTCCAACGTGCTCGGCAGCACCGAGATCGCACCGATGACCATGGCGGCGGCGTTCGCAGCATTCGCGTCGGGCGGCACCTTCTGCGAGCCGATCGCGATCACGAGCGTGGTGGACACCGACGGCAACGAGATCGCCGTGCCACCGGCCAACTGCCGCGCGGTGATCTCCCCCGAGATCGCCGCAGCGATGAACTACGCCCTCGGCCACGTCTGGCAGGGCACGGGTCGCGACATCGGCGCGCTGCCCGACGGGCGTCCGTCGTCCGGCAAGACGGGCACGACGTCGCACAACGAGTACACGTGGTTCGTCGGCTACACCCCGCAGATCGCCTCCGCGGTGTGGGTCGGCTACCCGGACGCGATGATCCCGGTCCAGAACATGACGATCAACGGTCGATGGGTGCGCAACGCCTACGGCTCGACGATCGCCGGACCGACCTGGAAGCGGTTCATGACGGGCGCGCACGAGGGTCTGCCGGTCATGGGGTTCGCCGAGCCCAACGCGGCGCAGGTCGTGGGTGTCAAGGTGTCCGTGCCCGGCGTGTCCGGACGCTCGCCGGGCGACGCCAAGGCGATCCTCGAAGGCGTCGGCTTCCACGTCCGGACGGGCGACGCGGTGTACTCCCAGGCGCCGGCCGGGACGGTCGCCTGGACGGACCCTGGATCCGGGAGCAGCTTGACGAAGGGCTCCCTGGTGACCCTGGTGATGTCCAACGGGCCCGAGCCCCAGCCACCGCCGCCGGTAGAGCCACCGAACAACAACAACGGTGGTGGCAACGGTGGTGGCAACGGTGGCGGCAACGGCTGA
- a CDS encoding tyrosine-type recombinase/integrase encodes MPVRRGDKWEGRLKIGGLVVSTRRFETKRAATEWERRQRGAFDEHGYDPSRGKVAVEVLLADWLEEREGRVSRTTLNTDRYLLPTSGQRSGRTGTETILPIWLRKLHVGKVTSTAISAWQDGLLARGLAPTSVKRHRESLSSFFAWCVAEGYVAVNPVKSAPPPKDRRAREDMRPLPALEFEEVLAKVGEAGQVYADLVSVLGRTGIRWGEARAMLVSDFIEVPMPMLRVVRNQPEGTAAAKTPKSGRGRRVPVPDALVPVLRRFAAGKGPGVLLLTGPGGGQLHRSTFVRQTHWSEAGQGRTLHDLRHTAACEWILRGVPLTTVQAWLGHSSVEITARYLHHLGDSADRSALQLLNDSAAPAPTRGVISG; translated from the coding sequence GTGCCGGTGCGACGAGGTGACAAATGGGAGGGCCGCCTGAAGATCGGCGGCCTGGTCGTCAGCACCCGCCGGTTCGAGACCAAGCGAGCGGCGACCGAGTGGGAGCGTCGGCAGCGCGGCGCGTTCGACGAGCACGGTTACGACCCGAGCCGCGGCAAGGTCGCCGTCGAGGTGCTCCTCGCCGACTGGCTCGAGGAGCGAGAAGGGCGGGTCAGCCGCACCACGCTGAACACCGACCGCTACCTGCTGCCCACCTCCGGCCAGCGGTCCGGCAGGACCGGGACCGAGACGATCCTGCCGATCTGGCTCCGCAAGCTCCACGTCGGCAAGGTCACCAGCACGGCCATCAGCGCATGGCAGGACGGCCTTCTCGCGCGCGGTCTGGCGCCGACTTCGGTCAAGCGTCACCGCGAGTCGCTGTCGTCGTTCTTCGCCTGGTGCGTCGCCGAGGGCTACGTCGCGGTCAACCCGGTCAAGTCGGCCCCGCCGCCGAAGGACCGTCGCGCCCGTGAGGACATGCGCCCCCTGCCCGCCCTCGAGTTCGAGGAAGTGCTGGCGAAGGTCGGCGAGGCCGGCCAGGTCTACGCCGACCTCGTGAGCGTCCTCGGGCGCACCGGCATCCGCTGGGGTGAGGCCAGGGCGATGCTCGTCAGCGACTTCATCGAGGTGCCGATGCCCATGCTGCGCGTCGTCCGGAACCAGCCGGAGGGGACCGCCGCGGCCAAGACCCCGAAGTCGGGCAGGGGCCGGCGGGTTCCCGTTCCGGACGCGCTGGTGCCCGTGCTCCGGCGCTTCGCCGCGGGCAAAGGTCCGGGCGTTCTGCTGCTCACCGGTCCTGGCGGCGGACAGCTCCACCGCTCGACGTTCGTGCGGCAGACCCACTGGAGCGAGGCGGGCCAGGGTCGAACCCTGCACGACCTGCGCCACACCGCCGCCTGCGAGTGGATCCTGCGTGGCGTCCCGCTGACCACCGTGCAGGCGTGGCTCGGTCACAGCTCCGTCGAGATCACCGCGCGCTACCTGCACCACCTCGGCGACTCCGCCGACCGCTCAGCGCTGCAGCTGCTCAACGACTCCGCCGCACCCGCCCCGACGCGGGGGGTGATTTCGGGGTGA
- a CDS encoding lactococcin 972 family bacteriocin: MVAVLAGGMGIGTASASSAALTYPGGGTWESGADCCSVWSEYLHPSKAHRASVQGRTYESSQWRGVNVWAFAEVGTALTGNKAYWDVR; the protein is encoded by the coding sequence ATGGTTGCTGTTCTCGCGGGGGGAATGGGTATCGGGACGGCTAGTGCTAGCAGTGCCGCGCTGACCTACCCCGGCGGCGGCACATGGGAGTCGGGAGCCGACTGCTGTTCGGTCTGGTCGGAGTACCTGCACCCCAGCAAGGCGCACCGCGCCTCTGTCCAGGGGCGCACCTACGAGTCGAGCCAGTGGCGGGGGGTGAACGTCTGGGCGTTCGCTGAAGTCGGGACCGCCCTGACCGGGAACAAGGCGTACTGGGACGTCCGGTAG
- a CDS encoding FABP family protein: MPFTLPEGLAPEVYPLAWLVGRWRGQGVVGYPQIPQAAVVQDVVVGHDGGPYLSWTSTLHLAGDAPDRDLAGGEPDRVWATESGYWRVPPDRPADLAPGRHPVELLLVDPAGHLSLYAGEVGNGRIDLASDLVVRTPDAVELTAATRLYGLVDGELMWTWDIAAFGQPLQSYASARLSRVDP; the protein is encoded by the coding sequence ATGCCGTTCACCCTGCCCGAGGGCCTCGCCCCCGAGGTCTACCCGCTCGCGTGGCTCGTCGGGCGATGGCGCGGGCAAGGCGTGGTCGGGTACCCGCAGATCCCGCAGGCTGCTGTCGTGCAGGACGTCGTCGTCGGCCACGACGGCGGGCCGTACCTCAGCTGGACGAGCACGCTGCACCTCGCCGGTGACGCGCCGGACCGGGACCTCGCCGGTGGCGAGCCGGACCGGGTCTGGGCGACGGAGTCCGGGTACTGGCGCGTCCCGCCGGACCGCCCGGCCGACCTCGCGCCCGGGCGGCACCCCGTCGAGCTGTTGCTCGTCGACCCGGCCGGCCACCTGTCGCTGTATGCGGGGGAGGTCGGCAACGGCCGGATCGACCTCGCGAGCGACCTGGTCGTCCGCACCCCCGACGCCGTCGAGCTCACCGCGGCGACCCGCCTGTACGGCCTGGTCGACGGCGAGCTGATGTGGACCTGGGACATCGCCGCCTTCGGGCAGCCGCTGCAGTCCTATGCCTCCGCGCGGCTGAGCCGGGTGGACCCGTGA
- a CDS encoding WhiB family transcriptional regulator, translated as MSTDQHWTAYGACAGACPDDLFVEGAAQRVAREVCASCPVRLECLIDALDNRVAFGVWGGMTERERRALVRRYPDVASWRELVEAEPGLVSLPHAYRAGGVRSEHAPAGGR; from the coding sequence GTGAGCACAGACCAGCACTGGACCGCATACGGCGCATGCGCCGGCGCATGCCCCGACGACCTCTTCGTCGAGGGTGCAGCCCAGCGGGTGGCCCGTGAGGTCTGTGCGTCGTGCCCGGTCCGGCTGGAGTGCCTCATCGATGCGCTGGACAACCGGGTCGCTTTCGGGGTCTGGGGCGGCATGACCGAGCGCGAGCGACGTGCCCTGGTCCGGCGGTACCCCGACGTCGCGTCGTGGCGTGAGCTGGTCGAGGCGGAGCCCGGGCTCGTCTCGTTGCCGCACGCGTACCGCGCCGGGGGTGTCCGCTCCGAGCACGCGCCGGCCGGCGGACGGTAG
- a CDS encoding sigma-70 family RNA polymerase sigma factor: MGPHLRRLAARTGHRPSAYARRTLANLRIDTWRKHRNEVLVGTDEFFSGTIASAAQHHAERDALVRALLQLTERRRRVVVLRYLLDLSEREVADDLNISVGTVKSTASRGLDQLRALLGEQAPHRQPAPMTARDRNEPQRVVHRGPADHG; the protein is encoded by the coding sequence ATTGGTCCGCACCTACGCCGCCTGGCCGCGCGCACGGGCCACAGACCCTCGGCCTACGCTCGCCGCACCCTCGCCAACCTGCGTATCGACACCTGGCGCAAGCATAGAAACGAGGTGCTGGTCGGCACGGATGAGTTCTTCTCCGGCACGATCGCGTCAGCTGCCCAGCACCACGCCGAACGCGATGCCCTGGTCCGAGCGCTGCTCCAGCTGACCGAGCGCCGACGCCGCGTCGTCGTCCTGCGCTACCTGCTGGACCTGTCCGAACGCGAGGTGGCCGACGACTTGAACATCTCCGTCGGGACGGTGAAGTCCACAGCCTCGCGCGGCCTCGATCAGCTGCGTGCGCTCCTCGGCGAGCAAGCCCCCCATAGGCAACCCGCGCCCATGACCGCAAGGGATCGAAATGAACCACAACGAGTCGTTCACCGCGGCCCTGCGGACCATGGCTGA
- a CDS encoding response regulator transcription factor: protein MADLLLLTPTTGGSAQVLPALGLLAHRVRVLPVEPSALLDAPDSDVLLLDARRDLATARSTCRLLRATGLTVPLVLVLTEGGLTVVTAEWGAADILLEDASPAEVEARLRLVIERAGVEAPETDPEEISSGDLTIDAGGYTARVRGRPLDLTYKEFELLKYLAQHPGRVFTRAQLLQEVWGYDYFGGTRTVDVHVRRLRAKLGPEHEQLIGTVRNVGYRFDPPRDRRVGVDAEEASGAAATGRAEGADGRPLAG from the coding sequence GTGGCAGACCTGTTGCTGCTGACACCCACCACCGGAGGCTCCGCGCAGGTGCTTCCGGCACTGGGCCTGCTCGCGCACCGGGTCCGCGTGCTGCCGGTCGAGCCCTCCGCCCTGCTCGACGCCCCCGACTCCGACGTCCTGCTCCTCGACGCCCGCCGCGACCTCGCCACGGCCCGCTCGACCTGCCGCCTGCTGCGTGCCACCGGCCTGACCGTCCCGCTCGTGCTCGTGCTCACCGAGGGCGGGCTGACGGTGGTGACCGCCGAGTGGGGCGCCGCCGACATCCTGCTCGAGGACGCCTCCCCCGCCGAGGTCGAGGCGCGGCTGCGCCTGGTCATCGAACGGGCCGGTGTCGAGGCGCCCGAGACCGACCCGGAGGAGATCTCCTCCGGGGACCTGACGATCGACGCCGGCGGCTACACGGCACGCGTGCGCGGACGGCCGCTCGACCTGACCTACAAGGAGTTCGAGCTCCTCAAGTACCTCGCGCAGCATCCTGGGCGGGTCTTCACGCGCGCCCAGCTGCTGCAGGAGGTGTGGGGCTACGACTACTTCGGCGGCACCCGCACCGTCGACGTGCACGTGCGGCGGCTGCGCGCGAAGCTCGGCCCCGAGCACGAGCAGCTCATCGGCACGGTGCGCAACGTCGGCTACCGCTTCGACCCCCCGCGGGACCGGCGGGTCGGGGTCGACGCCGAGGAGGCGAGCGGTGCCGCAGCGACAGGTCGGGCCGAAGGGGCCGACGGTCGTCCTCTTGCCGGGTAG